From Bradyrhizobium sp. AZCC 1610:
TGCTGAGCGTGGTGAATTGCCCCGGGATACCCTGTCGCCACCCCGTATGGCTCGACGTCGGCAATCACGACGGCATTTGCCCCGATCCGCGCATGCGCCCCGATCTTGACCGGCCCAAGGATCTTGGCGCCAGCCCCGATGTCGACATGGCCGGCAATTTCGGGAACCCCGCCGCGGCCGCGGCTGCCAAGTGTGACCTGGTGGAAAATCAGGCAATTCACCCCGATTTTGGCGTCCGGATGAATGACAATGCCGTTGGGGTGGGGGACCAGCAGCCCGCCGCCGATCTGGCAGGTTAGCGGTATTTCGGCTCCCGTCACCACGCTCCAGAAGCGGTGGCGCAGCACGATGAACTTGCAGCACAGCGTGCCAAAAAGGCCGCCGCGTGCCTGCCAGAACTGGTAGCGCCGGACCGTCAGCAGTAGCTTGGGGCCGGGGTCCCAGAACTGCCGGGGGCGCTCCCGCGTCCAGTCGGGAACATCGGCGCTGATCTGTTCGGTAGCCTGATCCACGTGTGCACCTGTCCTGGGATTAAACTAGATAGCGGACGGCTCGGCGCGTTGGAAGCGCTCGCTGCTCAATGCGCGCAACCATCTCTCTATCGACCGTCGATCGCCGACGACCCGTGATTCCCCGGGGGCGGCGTGCCCGCCCATCCATTTCCTTCGAATTGGCAATTCATTCGGGATGCGGTATTAATCACGTATATTAAATCGATTTCACTAAGCAAGATTTTCGTAGTAGATCACTTACTATTCGTTAATCATATGATGGCTCACCCGCGGTGCGCCGGGCGAAATTTGAAGTTCGTGGAGCTTTTATGTTGAAGACTTTGCGCACCCCTCCGGCCTCGTCCGGTTTTGCCGAGCGATCTGCGGACCCGCGATTGGCATGCGCCTCTACGGACGACCTCTCCCGCAACGTATTTGGCCTCCTCGGCATTCCCGTGGATGCGCTCGATTTTCCGTCGCTGCTGCGCGCGATGGATCTCGCGACGAATGCCGGCTCGCCATTTCTGATTTCGACGCCCAATGTCAATTTCCTCGTCAAGAGCCAGATCAACGGCACGTTCCGTGAGTCCATGCTGCTCAGCGATTTGTGTCTTGCGGACGGCATGCCGCTGATCTGGATCGCCAAACTGCTGCGCATTCCGATCCATGAAAGAGTCGCCGGCAGCGACCTGTTCGGCCGGCTCAAGTCGGCCAATGGGACAGGCCGGCGTCTGCGGGTCTTCCTGCTGGGTGGAGCCGAGGGGCTGGCGGCTGCGGTCGGCGCCAGGCTGAACGCCGAGCGGGGCGGGCTGGATTGCGTCGGTGTGCTTAATCCAGGTTTCGGTACGATCGAAAAGATGAGCTCGTCCAAAATAATCGATGAAATAAATGCCAGTAACGCGGATTTAATTGCGGTGTTTTTCGGCGCGGAGAAGGCCCAAGCCTGGCTGCTGCATAACCATTGGCGGCTGCGCCCTCCCGTTCGAGCCCAGTTCGGCGCCACCATCAATTTCGAAGCTGGAACTGTCCGGCGGGCGCCGCCGATGCTCCGCAGTACCGGGTTCGAGTGGCTGTGGCGCATCAAGGAAGAACCGTATCTTTGGCGTCGTTACTGGAGCGACGGCAAGGTGCTGCTCGCGATGCTGGTCACTTGCGTCCTGCCCCTGATGCTCAGTGAGCGGCGGACGCGAAACTTGAACAGGCTGTCAATCGCAAGGAGCGAAGACCACGGTTCCGTGACCCTTGCTCTGTCGGGGGCCGCGGTGGTTACCCATGTCGACGGCGCTATCGAACAGCTCCGCGACGCGCTCGACAGCGGCAAACGGATGATCGTCGACGTTTCGAATACGCAATACATCGACGCAAGGTTCTTCGGGTTGTTCCTGATGGTCCGAAAGCAATTGGCCAGCCGGGGACAGAAACTGCTGTTTACCGGTGTGTCCGCCACCCTGCGACGAATATTCCGCCTGAACAGATTCGAATTCCTTCTGTCGCAGGAAGTGTGATAGCGCAGGCAACAGACGATTATCCGGCCGGGTTCGGCCGTGTGACACTCATTCAGGGCCAGAGATGAAGCAGCCAGTTGGTCAGACTTTTCAAGTTCGCCGCGGACTTGCGCTCCTGCTCGTGACGTTCTTAGCGGGCTGTGGCTCGCCCGAGCAGAACGCGCAAAAATATTACGAGAGCGGAATGGCTCTCATCGAAAAGAAGGACGACCTCGAGGCGCGGAAGGAACTCCTGAAGGCCGTCAAGTACAAGAGCGACAAGGTTGAAGTGTGGCGGGCGCTCGCAGGCGTCGACGAACGGACAAAGTCGACTTCACTCTTCCTGGATTTGCGCCGTATCGTCGAACTAGACCCGAACGACCTGAATGCAAGATTGAGGCTTGCGCGAATTATGGTGGGCGGCGGGGCCGCCGAGGCTGCACTCCGGGTCGTCGATGCCGCTAACGAGGGCGACAAGCCGAATGCGGAACTCCATGCTTTGCGGGCGATCATTCTCCTGCGCACAAACGACAATGCCGGCGCGATCCGCGAAGCCCAGCGCGCCTATGAGATCGACCCGGCAAACGTCGATGCGATCTCGTTGCTTGCGTCGAAAAAAGTCGCAGATGGCGATCTGGACGGCGCACTGAAGCTTCTGGATTCTGTTCCTGCGGACAAGGACGAAACGCGCATTACACTGCAGAAGATCGACACGTACGCACGCAAGAAGGATTTGGCGAAGGCGGAGGAGTTGCTGCGCAAGCTGATCGCGCAGAATCCTCAGGAAGGCGCATACCGCGCCCAGCTTCTGCAGTTTCTCATCGCGCAGCGAAAGTTCGTCGAGGCCGAGAAGGAATTTCGGGCGAGGGCGGAAGCCAACCCGACCGATAGCAAGATCGGGCTCGACCTGG
This genomic window contains:
- a CDS encoding WecB/TagA/CpsF family glycosyltransferase — its product is MRRAKFEVRGAFMLKTLRTPPASSGFAERSADPRLACASTDDLSRNVFGLLGIPVDALDFPSLLRAMDLATNAGSPFLISTPNVNFLVKSQINGTFRESMLLSDLCLADGMPLIWIAKLLRIPIHERVAGSDLFGRLKSANGTGRRLRVFLLGGAEGLAAAVGARLNAERGGLDCVGVLNPGFGTIEKMSSSKIIDEINASNADLIAVFFGAEKAQAWLLHNHWRLRPPVRAQFGATINFEAGTVRRAPPMLRSTGFEWLWRIKEEPYLWRRYWSDGKVLLAMLVTCVLPLMLSERRTRNLNRLSIARSEDHGSVTLALSGAAVVTHVDGAIEQLRDALDSGKRMIVDVSNTQYIDARFFGLFLMVRKQLASRGQKLLFTGVSATLRRIFRLNRFEFLLSQEV
- a CDS encoding serine acetyltransferase — translated: MDQATEQISADVPDWTRERPRQFWDPGPKLLLTVRRYQFWQARGGLFGTLCCKFIVLRHRFWSVVTGAEIPLTCQIGGGLLVPHPNGIVIHPDAKIGVNCLIFHQVTLGSRGRGGVPEIAGHVDIGAGAKILGPVKIGAHARIGANAVVIADVEPYGVATGYPGAIHHAQQ